The window GCTCGGATTTTTGGAATCTTTCAAAGACCTTCCTATTGCATTTATCTCTCTATTCGCAGTAAGCTTTATCAATAAAACAGGATCAAAAAAAGCATTGATTGCCGCTTTGGCTATTGTAGGGTTTTGTTCCTGCCTCCTTCCTTTTATTGAAGAATTCTGGTTTTATAAAGTATGGTTTGCCATTATTGGCGCCTGCTTTGCAATCGGGAAAATATGTGTATTTGGGATCATCAGGAATAATATTTCTGATGAAAAATCATTGGCCAAAACAATGAACAGTGTAGAAGCTTCCTTTATGATAGGAATTTTTGTAGTGAATACAGGCTTTGGGTGGCTGATCTCCGGCCCTTATTCCGAATTCTGGAGATTTGGATTTCTGTTGATTGCTGTATTATCTGCCGTCACCATATTCTTACTTTCAAAAATAGAAATTACAGAGTCTAAACCTTACGAAAACAAAAGTATTTTCATTGAACTTTCAGGATTTACAACCCCTGTAGTTGCTTTATTCCTTGCTGTAATCTTCTTTATTGTCTTTGTAGAACAGGGGGTTTAATTCATGGCTGCCTTCTTTTTACAAGAATCATCTGAAGGTCAATTCATTTTTCGCCCTTCAGGCTACTTCTTTTTATCTCTTTTCTCTTATGCAGGAAGAACGGTCACAGCCAATATCATCCGTAGATTTTCATTATCAAAATATTACATTACATGCATATCATTAATTATAGCCTTATTACTTGTCATCTTAGGAATTCAGTATTTTGATTCCGAAGATTCCAGAATGATTCTCTTTCTGTTTCCAGTGATAGGATTATTTCTGTCGCCGCTCTATCCGGTTGTCAATTCAAAAATGATTGCTTTGGTAGATAAAGAAAAGATCAATCTGTTTACCTCTCTTATTGTTATTTTTTCTTCTCTGGGAAGTTCCGTGAGTTCCATTATTATGGCCATACTCTTTGGAAAGCGGCTATTAAACTTTTATCCATTATATATTTTATGCTCTATAATTCTTCTTTTTGTGATTAGTTTGATATATTTTAACGTCTCAAAAAGAAAATATAGAAAATAGTTTTATTTTTACAACCATGAAAATCAAAGACACAAAAAGTAAAGAAACACTTCAGGAACTGATCGACACCAAGGATTTCGTTGCTCATATTTCTGTAGACTGTACGATATTCGGATTTCACAATAACATTCTGAAAGTATTGTTATTGAAATATCATGATCTGGATCTGTGGTCACTCCCGGGTGGTTTTGTTTTCAATGATGAGGATCTTAGAGAAGCGGCAGAACGGGTTTTGTATGAGCGAACTCATCTTAAAGATTTGTTTCTAAAACAATTCCATACATTCGGAAGAATTGACCGTACAGAAAATAATGTACATCAGATCCTTCTTAGAAATAAAGGGATTGAAGTCCCTGCAGACCACTGGATTTTTCAGAGGTTTATTACAGTAGGATACTGCAGTCTCATCGATTTTTCACTCACAAATACTTTTCCGGATGCTTTTAACGAAAGCTGCGAATGGTTTGAAGTGAATAATCTGCCGAAGATGGCATTTGACCACGACAGAATTATAGAAACCGGACTGGAATATCTTCGAATGAATATCAACACTGAAGTGGCAGCCAGTAATCTTCTTCCTGAGAAATTTACGATGAAGGACCTTCAGGCTCTTTATGAAACCATTTTAGGGCAAAAATTCAGAAGAAATAACTTCCAGCGAAAAATACTAAGCCTCAATATTCTTGACCGATTAGAAAAACTATATGACGGTTCTGCTAACAAAGCTCCATACCTCTATAAATTTAAAACTGAAGTGCATAATTCCACTAATCAGTACCCTATCTCCAATGATGAGGAAGCTTAAAATGTGAATTTTATCCCTTAAACAGGAAAAAGCCACATTATCTGTTTGAAAACCAGCATTTAGATAAGTTTTCAAAAAAATTTCTCAAACACCACGAAAAATGTTATTTTTAACAAAATCAAAAAATCATGTCATATTATCCTCTTACAAGCATCCCTGATTACTATGGAATTGATGCTTTACTTACTGAAGAACACAAACTGATCCGCCAATCTATCAGAGATTGGGTTGAAAGTTTTGTAATGCCGCAGATTGATCAGGCAGCTCAAAATCATACAGATCTCCCGGGTCTTATGAGAGAACTAGGAAAAATTGGAGCATTAGGTCCATATATTCCCGTTGAGTATGGTGGTTCTG of the Chryseobacterium capnotolerans genome contains:
- a CDS encoding MFS transporter codes for the protein MTTKLSKISLPLKLTFLIFSMVLNCMGLIILQLADTNITYGELGFLESFKDLPIAFISLFAVSFINKTGSKKALIAALAIVGFCSCLLPFIEEFWFYKVWFAIIGACFAIGKICVFGIIRNNISDEKSLAKTMNSVEASFMIGIFVVNTGFGWLISGPYSEFWRFGFLLIAVLSAVTIFLLSKIEITESKPYENKSIFIELSGFTTPVVALFLAVIFFIVFVEQGV
- a CDS encoding NUDIX hydrolase; this encodes MKIKDTKSKETLQELIDTKDFVAHISVDCTIFGFHNNILKVLLLKYHDLDLWSLPGGFVFNDEDLREAAERVLYERTHLKDLFLKQFHTFGRIDRTENNVHQILLRNKGIEVPADHWIFQRFITVGYCSLIDFSLTNTFPDAFNESCEWFEVNNLPKMAFDHDRIIETGLEYLRMNINTEVAASNLLPEKFTMKDLQALYETILGQKFRRNNFQRKILSLNILDRLEKLYDGSANKAPYLYKFKTEVHNSTNQYPISNDEEA